One part of the Coffea eugenioides isolate CCC68of chromosome 10, Ceug_1.0, whole genome shotgun sequence genome encodes these proteins:
- the LOC113748950 gene encoding alcohol dehydrogenase 1 isoform X2, with product MSNSTAGQVIRCKAAVAWEAGKPLVVEEVEVAPPQKMEVRLRILVTSLCHTDVYFWEAKGQTPLFPRIFGHEAGGIVESVGEGVTDLQPGDHVLPIFTGECKDCRHCKSEESNMCDLLRINTDRGAMLHDGRTRFSKNGQPIYHFLGTSTFSEYTVVHVGCVAKINPQAPLDKVCVLSCGISTGLGATLNVAKPTKGSTVAIFGLGAVGLAAAEGARISGASRIIGVDMNANRFNDARKFGVTEFVNPKDYDKPVQQVIAEMTDGGVDRSVECTGNASAMISAFECVHDGWGVAVLVGVPNKDDAFKTHPVNLLNERTLKGTFFGNYKPRSDIPGVVEKYMKKELELEKFITHEVPFSEINKAFDYMLRGESLRCIIRMEA from the exons ATGTCTAACAGTACTGCAGGTCAAGTTATTCGATGCAAAG CAGC TGTGGCATGGGAGGCGGGAAAGCCGTTGGTGGTGGAAGAAGTTGAGGTGGCACCTCCCCAGAAAATGGAAGTTCGTTTGAGGATTCTAGTTACTTCCCTTTGCCATACTGATGTTTACTTCTGGGAAGCTAAG GGTCAAACACCACTCTTCCCTCGGATATTTGGTCATGAAGCAGGAGG AATTGTGGAGAGTGTAGGTGAAGGGGTGACGGATTTGCAGCCAGGAGACCATGTTCTTCCTATATTCACAGGAGAATGCAAGGATTGCCGCCATTGTAAGTCAGAGGAAAGCAATATGTGCGACCTTCTCAGGATAAATACCGATAGAGGTGCCATGTTACATGATGGCCGGACAAGGTTCTCCAAAAATGGGCAGCCAATATACCACTTCCTTGGGACTTCAACCTTCAGCGAGTATACTGTTGTCCATGTTGGTTGTGTTGCCAAGATCAACCCACAAGCACCACTAGATAAAGTTTGCGTTCTTAGCTGTGGGATATCTACAG GACTTGGTGCAACTCTAAATGTTGCAAAACCAACAAAGGGATCAACAGTCGCCATTTTTGGACTTGGGGCTGTAGGCCTTGCT GCTGCTGAAGGAGCTCGCATTTCCGGGGCTTCAAGGATCATTGGTGTTGACATGAATGCCAATAGATTCAATGACG CAAGGAAGTTCGGTGTTACCGAGTTTGTAAACCCAAAAGATTATGACAAGCCAGTTCAACAG GTGATCGCTGAAATGACTGATGGAGGAGTGGACAGAAGTGTTGAGTGCACTGGAAATGCCAGTGCCATGATCTCTGCATTTGAATGTGTTCATGAT GGCTGGGGTGTAGCTGTGCTTGTTGGTGTGCCAAACAAGGATGATGCATTCAAAACACATCCTGTGAATCTGCTGAATGAGAGGACTCTCAAGGGCACCTTCTTCGGCAACTATAAGCCCCGTAGTGACATTCCAGGTGTTGTAGAAAAATACATGAAAAAg GAGCTAGAGCTTGAGAAGTTCATCACCCACGAAGTCCCTTTCTCAGAGATTAACAAGGCATTTGACTACATGCTACGAGGAGAAAGTCTCCGCTGCATCATCCGCATGGAAGCTTAG
- the LOC113748950 gene encoding alcohol dehydrogenase 1 isoform X1 produces the protein MEVRLRILVTSLCHTDVYFWEAKGQTPLFPRIFGHEAGGIVESVGEGVTDLQPGDHVLPIFTGECKDCRHCKSEESNMCDLLRINTDRGAMLHDGRTRFSKNGQPIYHFLGTSTFSEYTVVHVGCVAKINPQAPLDKVCVLSCGISTGLGATLNVAKPTKGSTVAIFGLGAVGLAAAEGARISGASRIIGVDMNANRFNDARKFGVTEFVNPKDYDKPVQQVIAEMTDGGVDRSVECTGNASAMISAFECVHDGWGVAVLVGVPNKDDAFKTHPVNLLNERTLKGTFFGNYKPRSDIPGVVEKYMKKELELEKFITHEVPFSEINKAFDYMLRGESLRCIIRMEA, from the exons ATGGAAGTTCGTTTGAGGATTCTAGTTACTTCCCTTTGCCATACTGATGTTTACTTCTGGGAAGCTAAG GGTCAAACACCACTCTTCCCTCGGATATTTGGTCATGAAGCAGGAGG AATTGTGGAGAGTGTAGGTGAAGGGGTGACGGATTTGCAGCCAGGAGACCATGTTCTTCCTATATTCACAGGAGAATGCAAGGATTGCCGCCATTGTAAGTCAGAGGAAAGCAATATGTGCGACCTTCTCAGGATAAATACCGATAGAGGTGCCATGTTACATGATGGCCGGACAAGGTTCTCCAAAAATGGGCAGCCAATATACCACTTCCTTGGGACTTCAACCTTCAGCGAGTATACTGTTGTCCATGTTGGTTGTGTTGCCAAGATCAACCCACAAGCACCACTAGATAAAGTTTGCGTTCTTAGCTGTGGGATATCTACAG GACTTGGTGCAACTCTAAATGTTGCAAAACCAACAAAGGGATCAACAGTCGCCATTTTTGGACTTGGGGCTGTAGGCCTTGCT GCTGCTGAAGGAGCTCGCATTTCCGGGGCTTCAAGGATCATTGGTGTTGACATGAATGCCAATAGATTCAATGACG CAAGGAAGTTCGGTGTTACCGAGTTTGTAAACCCAAAAGATTATGACAAGCCAGTTCAACAG GTGATCGCTGAAATGACTGATGGAGGAGTGGACAGAAGTGTTGAGTGCACTGGAAATGCCAGTGCCATGATCTCTGCATTTGAATGTGTTCATGAT GGCTGGGGTGTAGCTGTGCTTGTTGGTGTGCCAAACAAGGATGATGCATTCAAAACACATCCTGTGAATCTGCTGAATGAGAGGACTCTCAAGGGCACCTTCTTCGGCAACTATAAGCCCCGTAGTGACATTCCAGGTGTTGTAGAAAAATACATGAAAAAg GAGCTAGAGCTTGAGAAGTTCATCACCCACGAAGTCCCTTTCTCAGAGATTAACAAGGCATTTGACTACATGCTACGAGGAGAAAGTCTCCGCTGCATCATCCGCATGGAAGCTTAG
- the LOC113748727 gene encoding uncharacterized protein LOC113748727 isoform X1, which translates to MESQTPPLSSASNEQTTKEELSIQFQTPKSSSSSPFSAVVNIRLWRPAAQRNLRNQWSKLASLWQDWQSCSSATRSQATTLVNSYLSQKYMDAMDLGILSGMLSIRKKASSKLFKQQEIQHNKLLASYKDMVGVVTQMVNTSRSMRCYLKGTTNSPLAQFSLSSENENDTGDGGGAPVFTFWPISLFEKVAQDLVQIFVSELNLKRLLVMELLSLGDERIPDLSSLCWSDELYPGEFDDLHTCSLYSHGASKPVLPSLGKGEVESFQRRHQQDRNVLQIYLTTLIAEVNVERSRVDEIFASTGAEMHVTLS; encoded by the exons ATGGAATCCCAGACCCCTCCTCTTTCTTCTGCTTCAAATGAACAAACCACAAAAGAAGAACTCAGCATTCAATTTCAAACCCCAAAATCTTCTTCTTCGTCTCCTTTTTCTGCAGTAGTAAATATTAGGCTATGGAGGCCAGCAGCGCAGCGAAACCTTAGAAACCAATGGTCGAAGTTGGCTTCTTTATGGCAAGATTGGCAGTCTTGCTCGTCCGCTACTCGCTCTCAAGCCACTACTCTTGTCAACTCCTATCTCTCCCAGAA GTATATGGATGCGATGGATTTGGGAATTTTGAGTGGCATGCTAAGTATTCGGAAAAAAGCCTCTTCGAAGTTGTTTAAGCAACAA GAGATTCAGCATAATAAACTCTTGGCATCATACAAAGATATG GTAGGCGTTGTAACTCAGATGGTGAACACATCTAGATCTATGAGGTGCTATCTGAAAGGAACAACCAATAGCCCCTTGGCTCAGTTTTCTCTCTCTTCTGAAAATGAGAATGATACTGGTGATGGTGGGGGAGCCCCAGTCTTCACGTTTTGGCCAATCTCTCTTTTTG aAAAAGTAGCACAGGACCTTGTTCAGATATTTGTATCAGAGCTAAACTTGAAG aGGTTGCTTGTCATGGAGCTGCTTTCCTTGGGTGATGAAAGAATTCCAGATCTCAGTAGCTTGTGTTGGTCAGATGAACTTTATCCAGGAGAATTTGATGATCTGCATACATGTTCCTTGTATTCACATGGAGCTAGCAAGCCAGTtcttccaagccttgggaaagGCGAAGTTGAATCTTTTCAACGTAGGCATCAACAAGACCGGAATGTTTTACAG ATTTATTTAACTACTTTGATTGCTGAGGTCAACGTAGAGAGAAGCAG GGTGGATGAAATATTTGCTAGCACAGGAGCTGAAATGCACGTGACTCTTTCTTGA
- the LOC113748727 gene encoding uncharacterized protein LOC113748727 isoform X2 encodes MESQTPPLSSASNEQTTKEELSIQFQTPKSSSSSPFSAVVNIRLWRPAAQRNLRNQWSKLASLWQDWQSCSSATRSQATTLVNSYLSQKYMDAMDLGILSGMLSIRKKASSKLFKQQVGVVTQMVNTSRSMRCYLKGTTNSPLAQFSLSSENENDTGDGGGAPVFTFWPISLFEKVAQDLVQIFVSELNLKRLLVMELLSLGDERIPDLSSLCWSDELYPGEFDDLHTCSLYSHGASKPVLPSLGKGEVESFQRRHQQDRNVLQIYLTTLIAEVNVERSRVDEIFASTGAEMHVTLS; translated from the exons ATGGAATCCCAGACCCCTCCTCTTTCTTCTGCTTCAAATGAACAAACCACAAAAGAAGAACTCAGCATTCAATTTCAAACCCCAAAATCTTCTTCTTCGTCTCCTTTTTCTGCAGTAGTAAATATTAGGCTATGGAGGCCAGCAGCGCAGCGAAACCTTAGAAACCAATGGTCGAAGTTGGCTTCTTTATGGCAAGATTGGCAGTCTTGCTCGTCCGCTACTCGCTCTCAAGCCACTACTCTTGTCAACTCCTATCTCTCCCAGAA GTATATGGATGCGATGGATTTGGGAATTTTGAGTGGCATGCTAAGTATTCGGAAAAAAGCCTCTTCGAAGTTGTTTAAGCAACAA GTAGGCGTTGTAACTCAGATGGTGAACACATCTAGATCTATGAGGTGCTATCTGAAAGGAACAACCAATAGCCCCTTGGCTCAGTTTTCTCTCTCTTCTGAAAATGAGAATGATACTGGTGATGGTGGGGGAGCCCCAGTCTTCACGTTTTGGCCAATCTCTCTTTTTG aAAAAGTAGCACAGGACCTTGTTCAGATATTTGTATCAGAGCTAAACTTGAAG aGGTTGCTTGTCATGGAGCTGCTTTCCTTGGGTGATGAAAGAATTCCAGATCTCAGTAGCTTGTGTTGGTCAGATGAACTTTATCCAGGAGAATTTGATGATCTGCATACATGTTCCTTGTATTCACATGGAGCTAGCAAGCCAGTtcttccaagccttgggaaagGCGAAGTTGAATCTTTTCAACGTAGGCATCAACAAGACCGGAATGTTTTACAG ATTTATTTAACTACTTTGATTGCTGAGGTCAACGTAGAGAGAAGCAG GGTGGATGAAATATTTGCTAGCACAGGAGCTGAAATGCACGTGACTCTTTCTTGA
- the LOC113748727 gene encoding uncharacterized protein LOC113748727 isoform X3: MVEVGFFMARLAVLLVRYSLSSHYSCQLLSLPEVRYMDAMDLGILSGMLSIRKKASSKLFKQQEIQHNKLLASYKDMVGVVTQMVNTSRSMRCYLKGTTNSPLAQFSLSSENENDTGDGGGAPVFTFWPISLFEKVAQDLVQIFVSELNLKRLLVMELLSLGDERIPDLSSLCWSDELYPGEFDDLHTCSLYSHGASKPVLPSLGKGEVESFQRRHQQDRNVLQIYLTTLIAEVNVERSRVDEIFASTGAEMHVTLS, from the exons ATGGTCGAAGTTGGCTTCTTTATGGCAAGATTGGCAGTCTTGCTCGTCCGCTACTCGCTCTCAAGCCACTACTCTTGTCAACTCCTATCTCTCCCAGAAGTACG GTATATGGATGCGATGGATTTGGGAATTTTGAGTGGCATGCTAAGTATTCGGAAAAAAGCCTCTTCGAAGTTGTTTAAGCAACAA GAGATTCAGCATAATAAACTCTTGGCATCATACAAAGATATG GTAGGCGTTGTAACTCAGATGGTGAACACATCTAGATCTATGAGGTGCTATCTGAAAGGAACAACCAATAGCCCCTTGGCTCAGTTTTCTCTCTCTTCTGAAAATGAGAATGATACTGGTGATGGTGGGGGAGCCCCAGTCTTCACGTTTTGGCCAATCTCTCTTTTTG aAAAAGTAGCACAGGACCTTGTTCAGATATTTGTATCAGAGCTAAACTTGAAG aGGTTGCTTGTCATGGAGCTGCTTTCCTTGGGTGATGAAAGAATTCCAGATCTCAGTAGCTTGTGTTGGTCAGATGAACTTTATCCAGGAGAATTTGATGATCTGCATACATGTTCCTTGTATTCACATGGAGCTAGCAAGCCAGTtcttccaagccttgggaaagGCGAAGTTGAATCTTTTCAACGTAGGCATCAACAAGACCGGAATGTTTTACAG ATTTATTTAACTACTTTGATTGCTGAGGTCAACGTAGAGAGAAGCAG GGTGGATGAAATATTTGCTAGCACAGGAGCTGAAATGCACGTGACTCTTTCTTGA